The following nucleotide sequence is from Salvia splendens isolate huo1 chromosome 2, SspV2, whole genome shotgun sequence.
TCCAATATAACTATATACGTATGAGCAAAGGAGCTACACTATTTTGGAATAagcataatatataataatttgtttaattaatgatgtgcaatgataaaaataaaataagagctaacctatactccatccgtccccaaaaaatatacactttgggTTTGACAtgtattttaatgcaaaattgggaaagtaagagagagatagagagaaaaagtaattaaagtattattagtggataaTGAGTCCCACCTTTttagagataaaagagttttcaaaattaaaaagtgcatattcttgtgggacggactaaaaatgaaagagtgtatattcttgtgggacggagggagtatacgtttcatttaattaaaaaaaataatgatgtgcaatgataaaaataaaacaagagctaaactatataattttcatttaattaatgatTTGCAAGTATAAAAGTAAAACAAGATTTAACCTAcataattttcatttaattaatgatgcaatgataaataaaacaagagctaaattatataattttatataattaatatacaaTATGCAACGCTGACAAATTTATGTTATAATTTTGCTTGGTGAATTTTCTGTAAATATACCCAttccaagaaaaataaaagcaaCAAATTTGAACTATGATCatacttttttttctcatttttcacacatatatatactgCATATAATATGTAATATAgtaattttcaaattaatgGCACAATATGAATAATCCATTTTAGATTATTACAAATCGTCACATATGTTGTTATATTGtagaaatatatatatgtgtgtgtatgaTTATAGTATAGGAGGTAAAAAAATTTGGAATGTTTCCATATTAGAAATTTAGAAGTGaatgaatttaatttgaatatgtAATTGGAAATAAGATACTTTATAGTTCCATATGTTAAATTATTACTCCAACATAGTATGCATTGACAATTGAAAATTTTCTCATAAAGCGACACGCagaaataaaatagtactaccagatatgtttttatttttacttggaTGAATAGAAATAAGGATAAAGAGTTTAAATGTAAGTGAGTGATGGTCGCAATACAATGACAAATTAAATAACTAGTCGGTGGTATAAAAAAGTTAATGATGGTCGGTGACctaaaaaaaaaggaatcatACGAATTCCTTAATAAAAGAAAGAATGGCCATAGCCCTCCGGTTATCAATGAGATCAATGTTGTGGAATCCGACGTCGTCGAAACGCGCCTCCACCTGCACCCCACGCTCCACCAGCATCTGCACCAGCTCCTGCTGCCGGTCCACCAACGGGTCGCCCCCGAACCCGATCACCAGACACTTCCCCAAGCTCTTCACCTTCTCCATCATCGCCTCGTCCTTCAGCGGGTTGCAGAACCGGTGGTCCCGGTCCGTCCCCACCGGCAGCGCCAGCTCCCACAACAGGTCTATCACCGGCAGCGGGAAATACGGATCCGTCGCCAGCTTCAGCTCGCTCTTCGTCCGCTTCTTCCCCCCGATGAACAGCTGGTTCAGGATCGTCCCTGCGATCTTCAGCGGCTGCGGCTTCATCTCCGGCAGCCGCAGCGCCGTGTTGTACACGATGTTCGCGCCGCAGCTCGCGCCATACAGATAGCATCTAGtataatatagtagtatatgggaattacattaaattaaaacaataatcAATATATCTGTGTGAATAATTGTCTTAgaatttcctttttcatctaTTTACAAATAGTCTCTCTCATTTACCTTTAcctactatttttagtaaacgGATCACGCATAATCAAAGTAATTTTGGTTGCAAACTCATTCCATATCAAATGGTAAGGGAAACtatagtctatatatatatatatgtgttattCAATATTAGTACTCTAGTTTGAAGTTTTTTAGAagtgacaaaaaaa
It contains:
- the LOC121780495 gene encoding probable carboxylesterase 9; translation: MSKFDPYDHLNVSLNEDGTLTRYMKLPTTAPNSDSSQAVLSKDVTLNADKKTWMRLYRPSNIPSATRLPVILYFHPGGWIQMSVAETLLHDFSNRTAAEVPSILVAVNFRLAPEHRLPAQYDDAMDAVTWVQNHSTHDPWIRDYADLNRCYLYGASCGANIVYNTALRLPEMKPQPLKIAGTILNQLFIGGKKRTKSELKLATDPYFPLPVIDLLWELALPVGTDRDHRFCNPLKDEAMMEKVKSLGKCLVIGFGGDPLVDRQQELVQMLVERGVQVEARFDDVGFHNIDLIDNRRAMAILSFIKEFV